From Coffea eugenioides isolate CCC68of unplaced genomic scaffold, Ceug_1.0 ScVebR1_3101;HRSCAF=4249, whole genome shotgun sequence, a single genomic window includes:
- the LOC113757465 gene encoding uncharacterized protein LOC113757465 gives MSSVPETSERSAMVTLPDFIALGAQLSKVPGKFNELSAEMAAQRRVIDQLVASNSSGGVPNDQEPIDNHPPAQDYQPPHISNTQTTFLSPFANPLENTFIRLNSDFSYMHPNYILVNPTSSQIPQTHPQTNLNVLPNPQGPHHHIAKPFVLDTASQGKAVIEEQFTPIDKDLLRRYSATVGIQTPKFSKYDGTENPKTHLKILTNKLGKPVDDENLPMRLFPESLERDALDWYSNLKSGEVKTWLDLSTAFVKQYEFNYELAPTRTTLEGTKRKPSEDHKTYAKRWRKLAAKVESPMTEEEIVRTFIKTHDPPYFEEIFRMTGSSFAAIINKLEEYDEFVKVGKIVNVSALKLQLDALQNQSNNEKKPPFKKKEGETAFIWDQDPSFRPRNHPTYSFPYPYYTNPQPVYHTTTQLHHSRPSHLNTLPLPPTPQPNFQNHTRPIYHPRKILQNNNPSQNSFQTSGIQTQKQFQTFTNLDRPIDQLYEQLKAAGKIGTVHPKGIPPGYDTQGICAYHSGSPGHTTGNCWALKHKIQDMIDSGGILLKRKEEQEPNVSKNPLPEHCGSYHR, from the exons atgagttcagtACCAGAAACTTCAGAAAGATCTGCTATGGTTACGTTACCGGATTTCATAGCATTGGGAGCTCAGTTAAGTAAGGTACCTGGCAAGTTCAATGAGTTAAGTGCTGAAATGGCCGCACAGAGGCGTGTAATTGATCAGTTGGTCGCAAGCAACAGTAGTGGTGGTGTCCCCAACGACCAAGAACCTATCGATAATCACCCACCTGCACAAGACTATCAACCACCCCACATATCCAATACCCAAACAACTTTCCTTTCTCCTTTCGCCAATCCTCTTGAAAATACCTTTATTCGACTAAATTCAGACTTTTCCTATATGCATCCAAATTATATATTGGTGAATCCAACCAGTAGTCAAATCCCTCAAACTCATCCGCAAACCAATCTGAACGTTCTCCCCAATCCTCAGGGACCCCACCACCACATTGCAAAGCCTTTTGTACTGGATACGGCATCTCAAGGGAAGGCGGTGATAGAAGAACAATTTACACCCATTGACAAGGATCTATTAAGAAG ATATTCAGCTACCGTTGGGATTCAAACTCCCAAATTCAGCAAGTATGATGGAACTGAAAATCCTAAGACGCATCTCAAGATATTGACCAACAAGTTAGGTAAACCCGTGGATGATGAGAATTTACCTATGCGCCTATTTCCGGAAAGTTTGGAGAGAGATGCTCTAGATTGgtattcaaatttgaagtctgGAGAAGTCAAAACCTGGTTGGATCTATCAACAGCTTTTGTGAAGCAATATGAATTTAACTATGAGTTGGCACCAACACGAACCACACTGGAGGGTACGAAAAGAAAGCCGTCGGAAGATCACAAGACCTATGCAAAGCGGTGGAGAAAGTTAGCTGCCAAAGTGGAGTCTCCTATGACTGAAGAAGAGATTGTTCGTACTTTTATCAAGACTCACGATCCACCCTATTTTGAAGAGatctttcgcatgactggaaGTTCGTTTGCTGCTATCATTAACAAGTTGGAGGAGTATGATGAATTTGTCAAAGtagggaagattgttaatgtgtctgcatTAAAGTTGCAATTGGATGCTCTACAAAATCAAAGCAACAATGAGAAAAAGCCTccatttaaaaagaaagaaggagaaacTGCTTTTATATGGGATCAAGACCCGTCTTTCAGACCCAGAAACCATCCTACCTATTCTTTTCCTTACCCGTATTACACCAATCCTCAACCAGTCTACCACACTACTACCCAACTTCATCATTCCCGACCAAGTCACTTGAATACCTTACCATTACCTCCAACACCACAACCTAACTTTCAAAATCACACTCGTCCCATTTACCATCCCAGAAAAATCTTGCAAAATAATAACCCTTCTCAAAATTCTTTTCAAACAAGTGGAATTCAAACTCAGAAGCAATTTCAAACCTTCACCAACTTAGACCGACCAATTGATCAATTATATGAGCAGTTAAAAGCAGCTGGAAAAATTGGCACCGTTCATCCCAAAGGCATTCCTCCAGGTTATGATACGCAAGGAatttgtgcttatcattctggaaGTCCAGGTCATACCACTGGCAATTGTTGGGCTTTAAAACATAAGATTCAAGATATGATTGATTCTGGAGGCATCCTTCtcaaaagaaaggaagaacaAGAACCGAATGTCAGTAAAAATCCTTTACCTGAGCACTGTGGGAGTTATCATCGCTGA